In Deltaproteobacteria bacterium, a single genomic region encodes these proteins:
- a CDS encoding rhodanese-like domain-containing protein: MRRGRVRPREARELVRAGALLVDVRSPQEFAQGHIEGAQNMPLPRLSQDLEANGARGRPIVVYCRSGMRSRLAAQRLRQAGFAQVHDLGPATAWPG, from the coding sequence ATGCGACGCGGCCGCGTGCGCCCGCGAGAGGCGCGCGAGTTGGTGCGCGCCGGGGCCTTGCTGGTCGACGTGCGCTCACCGCAGGAGTTCGCGCAGGGCCACATCGAAGGGGCCCAGAACATGCCGCTGCCGCGCCTGTCCCAGGACCTCGAGGCCAACGGCGCGCGCGGACGTCCGATCGTGGTCTACTGCCGCAGCGGCATGCGCAGTCGTCTGGCGGCCCAGCGGTTGCGGCAGGCCGGCTTCGCGCAGGTGCACGATCTCGGGCCCGCCACTGCGTGGCCCGGCTGA